The sequence below is a genomic window from candidate division WOR-3 bacterium.
TTTCCATATTTAATAAAGTATAATGTTATTTAATTTCTTGTCAATACCTAAAATTATAGAAAATGTCTATTTTAGAGATTTTTACCATTTGACAAAATTAAAAAATTGTATATATTTTATCCAACTTTAAAAGGAAAAAAGATGGATTTTCAAACTGTATATTTAAAATTGCAAGATTTTTGGGCTAAAAAAGGATGCACGATAGGGCTTCCCTATACATCTGAGGTAGGAGCTGGGACCTTTAATCCATTAACTTTTTTTGGGGCTCTTGGTAAGAATCCATTAAAAGTTGCTTATATTGAGACTTCAAGAAGACCAAAAGATGGGCGGTATGCCGAGAATCCCAATAGGCTTCAGCAATTTCAACAATATCAGGTGATTCTGAAACCTTCTCCAACCAATGTTCAAGATTTGTACCTTGAGAGTCTTAAGTATCTTTCACTAAATATAAATGAGCATGATGTCCGGTTTGTTGAGGATGATTGGGAGTCACCCACTCTTGGGGCTTGGGGTTTGGGTTGGGAGGTGTGGTTGGATGGGCAAGAAATTACCCAATTTACTTATTTTCAGCAAGTTGGAGGGGTAGATCTTGATCCTATTTCTGCTGAGCTAACCTATGGTCTTGAGAGAATAGCAATCATTCTTTCTGGAGCTACTTCTGTCTTTGATCTTCCATGGTCAAAAGATAAGACTTGGACAGATTTAAATAAAGATCAAGAATATCAGTTTTGTGTTTATAATTTTGATGAAGCGGAAGTAAACTTTCTTTTTGATTATTTTGAAGAATGTAAAAAGGAAGCCAAAAGATTAATTAATAAAAATCTTCTTTACCCTGGTTATGATTTTGTTGTTAAGGCTTCCCATACATTTAATCTTCTTGATGCGCGAGGCGCTCTTTCGGTAGAACAGAGGAATAATTATATTCTTGAAATAAGAAAATTAGCAAATATGGCGGCTCGGAAATGGATAGAGATGTACTCATAGAAATTGGAACGGAAGAGATCCCTGCAGGTTATTTAGAAAATGCTATAAATTCTTTTGAAAAAGGATTAAAAGATGTGTTTTGCTCTAATGGGATTTCTTATTCAAGTATTGAAAAGTTTTATACTCCAAGAAGACTTGCTCTTATAGTTAAGAATGTTAAGAAGAAAAAGGAGAAGAAAATAAATAAGATAAAAGGACCCCCAGCACATCTTGCTTTTA
It includes:
- a CDS encoding glycine--tRNA ligase subunit alpha, whose protein sequence is MDFQTVYLKLQDFWAKKGCTIGLPYTSEVGAGTFNPLTFFGALGKNPLKVAYIETSRRPKDGRYAENPNRLQQFQQYQVILKPSPTNVQDLYLESLKYLSLNINEHDVRFVEDDWESPTLGAWGLGWEVWLDGQEITQFTYFQQVGGVDLDPISAELTYGLERIAIILSGATSVFDLPWSKDKTWTDLNKDQEYQFCVYNFDEAEVNFLFDYFEECKKEAKRLINKNLLYPGYDFVVKASHTFNLLDARGALSVEQRNNYILEIRKLANMAARKWIEMYS